One Ricinus communis isolate WT05 ecotype wild-type chromosome 2, ASM1957865v1, whole genome shotgun sequence DNA segment encodes these proteins:
- the LOC8282740 gene encoding CBL-interacting serine/threonine-protein kinase 10: protein MDHKSSVLTQKYETGRLLGQGTFAKVYYARSIRTNQSVAIKVIDKEKILRVGLVEQIKREISVMRIVRHPNVVQLYEVLATKSKIYFVMEYCKGGELFNKVAKGKLKEEAARKYFQQLINAVDFCHSRGVYHRDIKPENLLLDENENLKITDFGLSALADCKHQDGLLHTTCGTPAYVAPEVINRRGYDGAKADIWSCGVVLYVLLAGYLPFHDSNLMEMYRKIGRAEFKCPNWFPQDARRLVFKMLDPNPNTRISIAKIKESSWFKKGLNSKQNKTEAETRDISHLERNRSGPSEINSVSSEAKQESVNPPKLNAFDIISLSAGFDLSGLFDENPQLREARFTSMQPASVIISKLEEIAKRLRLKITKKDAGLLKMEALEEGRKGLLSIDAEIFEVTPNFHLVEVKKSNGDLYEYQKILKDDIQPALHDIVCVWQDEQQQQPEPQQQQELYQQLEH, encoded by the coding sequence ATGGATCATAAATCAAGTGTCTTGACACAAAAGTATGAGACAGGGAGATTGCTTGGCCAAGGCACTTTTGCAAAAGTTTATTATGCGAGGAGTATAAGAACGAACCAGAGCGTGGCCATTAAGGTAATTGACAAAGAGAAGATTTTGAGAGTAGGGCTTGTTGAGCAGATCAAGAGGGAGATATCTGTGATGAGAATTGTTAGACACCCAAATGTTGTGCAGCTTTATGAGGTCTTGGCCACCAAAAGTAAGATTTATTTTGTAATGGAATATTGTAAGGGTGGTGAACTTTTTAACAAGGTTGCTAAAGGAAAGTTAAAGGAGGAAGCTGCACGCAAATATTTCCAACAGTTGATCAATGCAGTTGATTTCTGCCATAGTAGAGGTGTTTATCATCGGGATATAAAGCCGGAAAACCTATTATTGGATGAGAATGAGAATCTAAAGATAACTGATTTTGGGTTAAGTGCCCTTGCTGACTGCAAACACCAAGATGGACTACTCCATACAACTTGTGGGACACCTGCATATGTTGCTCCTGAAGTGATCAACCGAAGAGGCTATGATGGTGCGAAAGCTGATATATGGTCATGTGGGGTGGTTTTGTACGTGCTACTAGCAGGCTATCTGCCTTTTCATGATTCAAACTTGATGGAGATGTACAGAAAAATTGGTAGAGCCGAGTTCAAATGCCCTAATTGGTTTCCGCAAGATGCTCGTAGGTTGGTGTTTAAGATGCTGGATCCAAACCCCAATACTAGGATTTCCATTGCcaaaataaaggaaagttCTTGGTTTAAAAAAGGATTGAACTCTAAACAGAACAAAACAGAAGCAGAAACCAGGGATATAAGTCATTTGGAGAGGAATCGTTCCGGTCCTTCTGAGATTAACAGTGTGTCTTCTGAGGCAAAACAGGAGTCTGTCAACCCACCTAAGCTAAATGCTTTTGATATCATTTCTCTTTCTGCTGGGTTTGATCTCTCTGGATTGTTTGATGAAAATCCTCAACTGAGAGAAGCAAGATTTACTTCTATGCAGCCTGCGTCAGTCATCATATCTAAACTGGAAGAGATAGCTAAGCGTCTAAGGCTGAAGATCACGAAGAAGGATGCAGGTTTGTTGAAAATGGAAGCTCTAGAGGAAGGTAGAAAGGGGCTCTTGTCCATTGATGCCGAGATCTTTGAAGTCACTCCAAATTTTCATTTGGTCGAGGTGAAGAAATCTAATGGAGATTTGTATGAATATCAGAAGATATTGAAAGATGATATACAGCCTGCTCTCCATGATATTGTTTGTGTTTGGCAGGATGAGCAACAGCAGCAGCCAGAACCACAGCAACAGCAAGAATTATACCAGCAGCTGGAGCACTGA
- the LOC8282739 gene encoding uncharacterized protein LOC8282739, translated as MRKRTAKGGGAERQSSAQEDEEEGKGFYACYLLTSLCPRFKGHTYIGFTVNPRRRIRQHNGEIRSGAFRTKKRRPWEMVFCIYGFPTNVSALQFEWAWQHPMESLAVRQAAATFKSFSGVANKIKLAYTMLNLSAWQSLNITVNYFSTKYSILSAACPSLPEHMKIQVCPVVELPCYKETGESSLECQDAEDGFDDKENYENTTSESGAVKGKTVEFQSQSLDKFPDFNRGEEIAFEGQDSNSNKDEEYNEVSQKNGTLDQIRTDAFGQISSDNSHTDDWTCEKFGSCEDYSTRHPSLKNTSADYPPAPKVDCARPFGFPTSNSLVRTASSLCTGFPISETSNGDELMLINNSVSDLGSRNGKILTGKDDKDKPIPQEIEVIDLLSPSPECRIMSSRKKRRFLTVCPQIIDLT; from the exons atgAGGAAGAGAACGGCGAAGGGAGGCGGAGCCGAAAGGCAAAGTTCAGcacaagaagatgaagaagaaggaaaagggtTTTATGCTTGTTATCTCTTGACTTCTCTCTGTCCCCGGTTCAAAGGCCACACCTATATAGG ATTTACAGTGAATCCACGGCGTAGAATCAGGCAGCACAATGGTGAAATAAGAAGTGGAGCTTTTAGAACCAAGAAAAGACGGCCTTGGGAAATGGTCTTTTGCATTTATGGTTTCCCTACTAATGTATCTGCTCTTCAG TTTGAATGGGCATGGCAGCATCCTATGGAATCACTGGCTGTCAGGCAAGCAGCTGCAACTTTTAAATCTTTCTCAGGAGTAgccaataaaatcaaacttgcTTACACAATGCTTAACCTTTCAGCTTGGCAGAG CTTGAACATTACTGTGAACTATTTCTCAACAAAATACTCGATACTTTCCGCTGCTTGCCCAAGCTTGCCAGAGCACATGAAGATCCAGGTTTGCCCTGTTGTCGAGCTTCCCTGTTATAAAGAAACAGGTGAGAGTTCGCTTGAATGCCAAGATGCTGAAGATGGTTTTGACGACAAAGAAAATTATGAGAACACTACTAGTGAAAGTGGAGCTGTAAAAGGGAAGACCGTGGAATTCCAATCTCAATCCTTGGATAAGTTTCCAGACTTTAATAGAGGGGAGGAGATTGCATTTGAAGGTCAAGACAGCAATAGTAACAAAGATGAAGAATACAATGAAGTTAGTCAGAAAAATGGAACTCTAGACCAAATACGTACAGATGCATTTGGACAAATTTCTTCAGATAATTCACACACCGATGATTGGACTTGTGAAAAATTTGGATCGTGTGAAGACTACAGCACCAGACATCCAAGTTTGAAGAATACTTCTGCAGATTATCCGCCTGCTCCAAAAGTAGATTGTGCTCGACCATTTGGTTTTCCCACTTCGAATTCGCTAGTGAGAACAGCATCTTCCCTTTGCACTGGCTTTCCCATTAGTGAGACCAGTAATGGTGATGAGCTGATGTTGATAAATAACAGCGTTTCAGATTTGGGTTCAAGAAATGGGAAAATATTAACAGGGAAAGATGATAAAGACAAACCAATTCCACAAGAAATAGAAGTTATAGATTTGTTATCTCCATCTCCAGAATGCAGAATTATGTCAAgcagaaaaaagagaagattTTTAACTGTTTGTCCTCAGATCATTGACTTGACCTAG